The Eriocheir sinensis breed Jianghai 21 chromosome 4, ASM2467909v1, whole genome shotgun sequence genome has a segment encoding these proteins:
- the LOC126981470 gene encoding uncharacterized protein LOC126981470 isoform X8: MEARRGRCTMPVAGGRAQKRVNERTTNHNLDPGSLQHHRDVLQEVAGWHMEDWEELEALLETEHLILGQPYQPQQHQQQQHHRSDINLLQSPERTPRLPHEAPPSRSSSRRSLPRTHGAYSLPLQQLSSILLNMTFSDAEDEHQGTGRNTSNSQDRSLSRSRTESGVSNASTVSLASPSSSAGPAAAANGPMAASGSAAGALDIAAAQNASGVDKKKIVEKLQQIQGYIQQTTAAMAALEQQGDIAKVGQYNTLAKILRDLRSTEAKLKAQGGQYAEVIAAAQVANGTQHPSTAPSSVSPASAQVNGREETAPEEGSRVVGVVGSENVRTLQDRLSASQEESVAIMSQMRASIARREDLLTRYKATQERLANLKRQRQGIQEEKQRLIQQGANPNGAGQEDEDPIPGADTWTLSELTKALVDFQALQDKVERLTAVYSTRAQGVDPDDAESQADVASKLGQLATKRRQLADVLTRLKGYQALRQQEERDGLDGVGGSGRSTSTAPAGASDANHLPASSNTHTTTTSDEPAPPPPPPPPSASLSASVSNINGEGHPVSPASLREAANSVTQASEELVNRKAQLNSLQKQLSDMKKLLDVANKARQEFGDDGAGALPSTSAAADVPTEILEVSGKRIVLTEAERQNPEIASKYSQLSRAKDRLAKMEEIIAMISQARHTGQNLRDVIPPDYLAILEEAENNPQAEFAAESGGPGPLSRASAPLQRPLEVEEEEVGRLSRRPTRPPRMGSMGRGEAGAGAGAGRDSQVREQESREISAMQQRLNKNSTRVSAINEGSQHGHEKGAIKKQPQALWQGSSSGGGGGVASSGVGGVREDPRLAQVLAMQEELRQKKNALEALMRRMGKSSSLNMDNISDNISDNVSEASDRLGDVRGSGGAATWGEAGGLHHFSDNHYQQSSDEDLIDEDEADLPPRGSQLRPQQPPPIAVSPKDRNRHSTSRHRRRQDSGRLSVNNLTAATLPTPARTKHNRLRASSAPKALWESVGTPLDGSNYKSPSNTTMQTQHSLNAALSQLTQVQGTINNLQESLRHEQSQVLGSSRASLYQPQLVPPLLPDLTPTSLPPMVTPSQALTPMSAYAGLGSLALAAQGGGEAVNQQLLSGLQQCFSQLHLHSLEIQALSKHLQLLERRDQTSSAAMADVGDGLGRGGRGGARRSEEEEEEEDNEDDDVAGDPRPPYPLHHNLLAAAGLRPGKEGGSSRAPQGSAYPVYLRQQSESGAPSSGVTNPIYGHLGDLRDQTGGTWGSLAPTPGTEQPTDTLGSLLGPGAPGEALEGSSSHPLLHLGRMGEEASQTQAPEAHHWASLASTHPLHHQTTDLLNNQVPPGTRANNYWDNFRSYSRQNLLSTATKSNTSDLHPPSTTSTSAPAHTASFALHQGREGGRGEDKRFNVSLGHNNTNSGAGARSRMPNPHINNPRGAANPRVRNPVAASSQHLLSQNKHKANNRNKQGDLWVTSKGSERNLPPQDRGSGGRNLGGYLNYNTVRANTSDSDGAEGSGVTLEVLREAEALIRRHANQPEFLLQLFRHASQITVHTDQHVAVALLHDLASQPHRPGSHGVNANPGPGVHGHAEGTVGLSLPAPLRDSWRPQPPRSHPQNTLPQDNVSVVGLSGSEVSDSGLTSEDEDSRALYRNVKNLSLSPGGAVPPPAPPGGVNTGGRPPYPQPPPPLHPHYQHNYHEFPHHRQHNLVHPHNTQGGESARSGANSESSLYDHLVFNDSHLATRQEVVEDWVRRGVEEEEEEDEAGPSKLLNQADTAGSSPEDAHNLIHPLNNDTEYLTFETLVASAVREGTEVLQAQACEDVASPLLLNSLHHSLVAHIQTRAQSLRLPQTFLYSTDTELKSALQAFSGKPLSQVSSDVPSLISQVLLTQYCSVLVQRLRDNQPLLPQTPTKLPPGAPPKAGEVGLEGAAATPTAGPPECRPPQEATTATQTEAGVFSLHPQRPPLHTFSLTTGAAAAHPPPSASLSATTPADSPWQAPPPPPAPLPSPNHNPSGGESLAESAACAGGPLPTAPSGSWSAEGLASPASPLGAGRGEAEQEEAMMDELGEPTLVHTLAEADQSQDAVEGDWGEDSQAEGIMQPEVSGGAVGGSSHTHSPPQHPGWLPARERHNSSQLEAEAEVEGLVESEAEAAALGAGHLLFMDQQSQELDEVPTKLQSPQGGSPSDSPEQALPQQHHPHHPQRPHSPAGSEG; the protein is encoded by the exons GAGGACTGGGAGGAGCTTGAGGCACTGCTGGAGACTGAACACCTTATCCTGGGCCAGCCATATCAgccccagcagcaccagcagcagcaacatcatcGCTCGGACATCAACCTCCTCCAGAGTCCAG AGCGCACCCCACGGCTGCCCCACGAAGCACCACCCTCCCGCAGCAGTTCTCGGCGCTCCCTCCCACGCACACACGGCGCCtactctctcccccttcagcaGCTGTCCTCCATCCTCCTCAACATGACCTTCTCGGACGCTGAGGATGAGCACCAGGGGACGGGACGGAACACAAG CAACAGCCAGGACCGATCCCTGAGCCGCTCCCGCACAGAGTCGGGGGTGAGCAACGCCTCCACCGTCTCCCTGGCcagcccctcctcctctgccgGGCCTGCCGCTGCTGCCAATGGGCCCATGGCTGCCTCGGGGAGTGCCGCCGGGGCCCTGGACATTGCTGCCGCCCAAAATGCCTCG GGCGTTGACAAGAAGAAGATTGTGGAGAAGCTGCAGCAGATCCAGGGCTACATACAGCAGACCACAGCAGCCATGGCAGCCCTAGAGCAGCAGGGAGACATT GCTAAGGTGGGGCAGTACAACACCTTGGCCAAGATTCTGCGGGACCTACGTAGCACCGAGGCCAAGCTCAAGGCTCAGGGTGGCCAGTATGCTGAGGTTATT GCTGCAGCACAGGTGGCCAACGGAACACAGCACCCAAGCACAGCACCAAGCAGCGTCTCCCCAGCATCAGCACAAGTCAACGGCCGCGAAGAGACG GCCCCAGAGGAAGGCAGCCGCGTGGTGGGTGTGGTCGGCTCAGAGAACGTTCGCACGCTACAGGACCGCCTCTCGGCCAGTCAGGAGGAGTCTGTGGCCATCATGAGCCAGATGAGGGCCAGCATAGCACGCCGCGAGGACCTCCTGACACGATATAAG GCCACCCAGGAGCGCCTTGCCAACCTTAAGCGGCAGAGGCAGGGTATTCAGGAGGAGAAGCAGCGCCTCATCCAGCAGGGGGCCAATCCCAACGGTGCCGGGCAGGAGGACGAGGACCCCATCCCTGGCGCCGACACCTGGACCCTCTCGGAGCTGACGAAGGCGCTGGTGGACTTCCAGGCTCTGcaggacaaggtggagcgactgACGGCTGTGTACTCGACCAGGGCCCAG GGTGTGGATCCTGATGACGCGGAAAGCCAGGCGGACGTGGCCAGCAAACTCGGCCAGCTGGCAACCAAGAGGCGGCAGCTGGCGGACGTGCTCACCAGACTCAAGGGCTACCAGGCTCTTAGGcagcaggaggagagag aTGGCCTGGATGGTGTGGGTGGCAGTGGGCGCTCCACCTCCACTGCTCCAGCCGGTGCTTCGGACGCTAACCACCTCCCAGCCTCCTccaacacccacaccacaacgACAAGCGACgaaccagcacctccaccacctccaccacctccctctgcCTCACTCTCGGCCTCCGTGTCCAACATCAACGGGGAGGGACATCCAGTTAGCCCGGCCAGCCTGAGGGAGGCGGCGAACTCGGTAACCCAGGCCTCGGAGGAGCTGGTGAACCGCAAGGCACAGCTCAACTCTCTCCAGAAGCAGCTGAGCGACATGAAGAAGCTCCTCGATGTGGCTAACAAGGCCCGACAGGAG TTCGGGGATGACGGCGCCGGtgcccttccctccaccagtGCCGCCGCTGACGTGCCCACTGAGATCCTGGAGGTGTCGGGCAAGAGGATTGTCCTGACGGAGGCTGAGAGACAGAACCCAGAGATTGCTTCAAAGTATAG TCAGCTATCCCGGGCCAAGGATCGTCTGGCCAAGATGGAGGAAATAATAGCCATGATCAGCCAGGCAAGACACACCGGCCAGAACCTGCGTGACGTCATCCCCCCGGACTACCTGGCCAtcctggaggaggcggag AACAACCCACAGGCGGAGTTTGCAGCTGAGTCAGGCGGCCCCGGTCCCCTCAGCCGCGCCTCAGCTCCCCTGCAGAGGCCcctggaggttgaggaggaggaggtaggcagGCTCTCAAGGCGCCCCACTCGTCCCCCACGCAT GGGCAGCATGGGGCGGGGTGAGGCTGGGGCCGGGGCAGGAGCAGGTCGGGACTCACAGGTACGGGAACAGGAGAGCCGGGAGATCTCGGCCATGCAGCAGCGCCTCAACAAGAACAGCACGAGGGTGTCCGCCATCAACGAGGGCTCGCAACACGGACATGAGAAGGGCGCCATCAAGAAGCAgccccag GCACTATGGCagggcagcagcagcggcggcggcggcggggttgccAGCAGCGGGGTGGGCGGGGTGAGGGAGGACCCACGTCTCGCCCAGGTGTTGGCCATGCAGGAAGAGCTGCGTCAGAAGAAGAACGCCCTGGAGGCCCTCATGAGGCGCATGGGCAAGTCCTCCTCCCTCAACATGGACAACATATCCGACAACATCTCCGACAATGTCTCCGAGGCATCCGACCGCCTGGGGGACGTGCGCGGCAGTGGGGGGGCGGCCACCTGGGGGGAGGCTGGGGGGCTGCACCACTTCTCCGATAACCACTATCAGCAGTCCAG TGACGAGGACTTGATAGACGAGGATGAGGCGGACCTTCCCCCCCGAGGCAGCCAGCTCCGCCCTCAGCAGCCGCCACCCATCGCAGTCTCCCCCAAGGACCGCAACCGCCACTCCAccagccgccaccgccgccgccaggaCTCGGGGCGCCTCTCGGTGAACAACCTGACGGCCGCGACCCTCCCCACCCCCGCCAGGACCAAGCACAACCGCCTTA GGGCCAGCAGTGCTCCCAAGGCCCTGTGGGAGTCTGTGGGCACTCCGCTAGATGGCAGCAACTATAAGtctccctccaacaccaccaTGCAGACCCAGCACAGCCTCAATGCTGCACTCAGCCAG CTCACCCAGGTGCAAGGAACCATCAACAACCTGCAGGAGAGTCTTCGCCACGAGCAGAGTCAGGTGCTGGGGAGCTCCCGGGCGTCCCTCTACCAGCCCCAGCTCGTGCCGCCCCTCCTGCCCGACCTCACCCCCACCTCGCTGCCCCCCATGGTGACCCCCAGCCAGGCCCTCACCCCCATGTCTGCCTACGCTGGCCTTGGCTCCCTCGCCCTTGCTGCTCAGg GTGGCGGCGAGGCAGTGAACCAGCAGCTGTTGTCGGGCCTGCAGCAGTGCTTCTCCCAGCTCCACCTACACTCCCTTGAGATACAGGCCCTGAGCAAGCATCTGCAG CTTCTGGAGAGGCGAGACCAGACCAGCTCGGCCGCCATGGCTGATGTGGGGGACGGCCTTGGGaggggcgggcggggcggcgcacggaggagtgaagaggaagaggaggaggaggacaatgaggatgatgatgtggCAGGAGACCCCCGCCCTCCTTACCCTCTCCACCACAACCTCTTGGCTGCGGCCGGCCTGCGCCCTGGGAAGGAGGGGGGCTCTAGCCGGGCACCCCAGGGCTCCGCCTACCCCGTATACCTGAGGCAGCAGTCCGAGAGTGGCGCTCCCTCCTCAGGCGTCACCAACCCCATTTATGGCCacctgggggacctgcgagaccAGACTGGGGGCACCTGGGGCTCCCTTGCTCCTACCCCAGGCACAGAGCAGCCCACAGACACCCTGGGCTCGCTCCTAGGCCCAGGTGCCCCAGGGGAGGCTCTGGAGGGCAGCTCATCACACCCATTGCTGCATCTGGGCCGTATGGGGGAGGAGGCCAGCCAGACACAGGCCCCTGAGGCACACCACTGGGCCTCCCTCGCCTCCACACACCCACTGCACCACCAGACCACAGACCTGCTCAACAACCAG GTTCCTCCAGGCACACGCGCCAACAACTACTGGGACAACTTCCGCAGTTACTCCCGCCAGAACCTGCTCTCCACGGCCACCAAGAGCAACACCAGcgacctccaccccccctccaccacctccacctcggcCCCTGCCCACACCGCCTCCTTCGCCCTCCACCAG GGTCGGGAGGGTGGCCGAGGCGAGGACAAGCGTTTCAACGTCTCGCTGGgccacaacaacaccaacagcgGGGCCGGTGCCAGATCCAGGATGCCCAACCCCCACATCAACAACCCCAGAGGTGCCGCCAACCCCCGTGTGAGGAACCCTGTGGCCGCCAGCTCCCAGCACCTCCTCAGCCAGAACAAACACAAGGCAAACAACAGGAACAAGCAAG GTGACTTATGGGTGACCTCCAAGGGCAGCGAGAGGAACCTGCCGCCCCAAGACCGAGGCTCAGGGGGCAGGAACCTGGGTGGTTACCTCAACTACAACACTGTGCGCGCCAACACCAGCGACAG TGATGGTGCTGAGGGAAGCGGTGTGACCCTGGAGGTGCTGCGTGAGGCCGAGGCGCTGATCCGCCGCCATGCCAACCAGCCAGAGTTCCTGCTGCAGCTGTTCCGCCACGCCTCGCAGATCACTGTGCACACCGACCAGCACGTGGCCGTGGCGCTCCTGCACGACCTTGCCTCCCAGCCACACCGACCCGGCAGCCATGG AGTGAATGCCAACCCTGGGCCGGGTGTCCACGGCCATGCCGAGGGGACTGTTGGCCTCTCCCTGCCAGCCCCCCTCAGAGACTCGTGGAGGCCCCAGCCCCCACGCAGTCACCCCCAGAACACCCtcccacag GACAATGTGAGTGTGGTGGGGCTGTCAGGGTCAGAGGTCAGCGATAGTGGCCTGACCTCAGAGGACGAGGACAGCAGG GCTCTTTATCGCAACGTCAAGAACCTCAGTCTCAGCCCAGGGGGAGCAGTACCCCCCCCTGCACCTCCGGGAGGCGTGAACACAGGTGGCAGGCCCCCGTacccccaaccaccaccgcccctccacccccactACCAACACAACTACCATGAATTcccccaccaccgccagcacaaccTCGTCCACCCCCACAACACACAGGGAGGGGAGAGCGCCCGCAGCGGTGCCAATTCTGAGAGTTCTCTGTATGATCATCTGGTGTTTAACGACTCCCACCTGGCCACTagacaagag GTGGTGGAGGACTGGGTGCggcgaggggtggaggaggaggaagaggaggacgaggcagGGCCCAGCAAGCTTCTGAACCAGGCGGACACAGCAGGATCTTCCCCCGAGGACGCCCACAACCTCATCCAT CCACTAAACAACGACACTGAGTACCTCACCTTTGAGACTCTGGTGGCCTCCGCCGTGAGGGAGGGCACGGAGGTACTGCAGGCCCAGGCGTGTGAAGACGTTGCCTCCCCGCTTCTGCTGAATTCCCTCCACCACAGCCTAGTGGCCCAC ATCCAGACCCGAGCCCAGTCCCTGCGGCTGCCCCAGACCTTCCTCTACTCCACCGACACTGAACTCAAGTCTGCCCTCCAAGCCTTCTCTGGCAAACC gctgtCCCAGGTGAGCAGCGACGTGCCGTCACTCATCTCCCAGGTGCTGCTGACCCAGTACTGCTCGGTGCTGGTGCAGCGTCTGCGCGACAACCAGCCGCTGCTGCCTCAGACGCCCACCAAGCTGCCGCCCGGTGCCCCGCCCAAG GCTGGTGAGGTGGGTCTGGAGGGTGCCGCTGCCACCCCCACAGCTGGCCCCCCAGAGTGCCGCCCCCCCCAGGAGGCCACCACAGCTACCCAGACTGAAGCCGGAGTGttctccctccacccccagaGGCCGCCCCTCCACACCTTCAGCCTCACCACCGGGGCTGCTGCCGCCCACCCACCCCCATCAGCCTCCCTGTCAGCTACCACCCCTGCTGACAGTCCCTGGCaggcccctccacccccccctgcccccctgcccTCCCCCAACCACAACCCTAGTGGAGGGGAGTCCCTGGCAGAGAGTGCAGCCTGCGCCGGTGGGCCTCTCCCTACTGCCCCGTCTGGCTCCTGGAGTGCCGAGGGCTTggcctcccctgcctcacccctggGGGCTGGCCGGGGAGAGGCAGAGCAGGAGGAGGCCATGATGGATGAGCTGGGTGAGCCAACACTGGTCCACACACTGGCTGAGGCTGACCAGTCCCAGG acgcaGTGGAGGGTGACTGGGGTGAGGACTCCCAGGCGGAGGGCATCATGCAGCCTGAGGTCAGTGGGGGGGCAGTGGGCGGGTCCTCCCACACCCACTCCCCACCCCAACACCCTGGATGGCTGCCGGCAAGGGAACGACACAACTCCTCGCAg CTGGAAgcagaggcggaggtggagggactggtggagagTGAGGCGGAGGCGGCTGCTCTCGGGGCCGGCCACCTCCTCTTCATGGACCAGCAGAGTCAG GAGCTGGACGAGGTGCCCACCAAGCTACAGAGTCCCCAGGGTGGCTCTCCTAGTGACAGCCCCGAGCAGGCCCTTCCCCAgcagcaccacccccaccacccccagcgCCCTCATTCACCCGCTG GGAGCGAAGGGTGA